A single genomic interval of Halobacillus halophilus DSM 2266 harbors:
- the carB gene encoding carbamoyl-phosphate synthase (glutamine-hydrolyzing) large subunit, with amino-acid sequence MSKKILVVGSGPIIIGQAAEFDYSGTQGCLALREEGYEVVLVNNNPATIMTDHTVADTVYCEPLTVPSLTAIIEKERPEALLAGLGGQTALNLAVELDKAEVLKKYNVELLGTSVESIQKGEDRELFRELMNELNQPVPESQVIVSVSEAKQFADHVGYPVISRPAYTLGGRGGGIAETEAELEELIHNGLKASPIHQVIIEKSIAGFKEIEYEIMRDTNGTCISVCNMENFDPVGVHTGDSIVTAPSQTLSDQEYQMLRTASFDIVSALDVIGGCNVQLALDPYSKNYYVIEVNPRVSRSSALASKATGYPIAKLATKVALGYTLDQLQNPLTGHTYASFEPALDYTVVKFPRWPFDKFSEADRKLGTKMRATGEVMAIDRTLEGAFQKAVQSLDTVIPPLTDLDKHLTLPTDLRYFAILELLRQGESIENIHKSTHIDLFFLNVLQNLVEMENTLASYTIESIPEGVIKLAKLYSFTDQSIADLLGCEENNLADVRKSYGIIPAFKMVDTCAAEFEAATNYVYSTYAGVNEIEPLKGSKKALIIGSGPIRIGQGVEFDYSAVKAIESLQAAGWTTVMINNNPETVSTDYETADRLYFDPIQKEVIASIVEHEDIDLVFTQFGGQTAINMAEELEEAGIPLAGVSADMLDGLEDRDRFYSSLKELNIPHVEGSTCHTKNEALEAATHYSYPILCRPSYVIGGQGMVKVKNEKELKQALQETDARHYPIVLDQFMTGKEVEVDLVADGERIFIPEVMEHIEPAGVHSGDSMAIFPSSLPAYVKEAVTEYSEKIVRHSKYKGIMNIQFLWSGENVYVLEVNPRSSRTVPIISKVSGISLVDLAVRLLIEDPACDLATVPAPSWKHVAVKYPLFSSHALPEIDHKLGANMQSTGEGMCLGSTVAEALAKVFSHLPDIQLHPEACFIDADNDYEDLNKPTFEEWIQTDEAAIYVNDQVTPAAKEKRIQALKYGITVFSEPSTFEAYLQSLTIKNAEPTPLPGNITEGVR; translated from the coding sequence ATGTCTAAAAAAATATTAGTAGTTGGATCAGGGCCTATCATAATTGGGCAGGCGGCAGAGTTTGACTATTCAGGCACACAGGGATGCCTTGCTCTCCGTGAAGAAGGATATGAGGTGGTGCTTGTTAACAACAATCCTGCCACGATTATGACAGACCACACAGTGGCAGATACCGTTTATTGTGAACCATTAACCGTGCCAAGTCTTACCGCGATCATTGAGAAAGAGAGACCAGAAGCTCTGTTGGCGGGTCTTGGCGGCCAGACCGCGCTGAACCTAGCCGTAGAGCTGGATAAAGCAGAGGTCCTTAAGAAATACAATGTGGAACTGCTCGGAACCAGTGTGGAATCGATTCAAAAGGGAGAAGATCGCGAACTCTTTCGAGAATTAATGAACGAACTTAACCAACCGGTACCTGAGAGTCAGGTGATCGTATCTGTATCGGAAGCGAAGCAATTTGCTGATCATGTAGGATATCCAGTCATCAGTCGTCCGGCTTATACGCTCGGAGGCAGAGGGGGCGGAATTGCTGAGACGGAGGCAGAACTCGAAGAGCTGATTCATAACGGGTTGAAAGCTTCCCCCATTCATCAAGTAATCATTGAAAAGAGCATTGCCGGATTCAAAGAAATCGAGTATGAAATTATGAGAGACACGAATGGAACCTGTATTTCCGTTTGCAATATGGAGAACTTTGATCCTGTAGGCGTTCACACGGGGGATTCGATTGTCACAGCTCCTTCGCAGACGCTGTCGGATCAAGAATATCAAATGCTTCGGACGGCATCATTTGATATTGTTTCAGCTTTAGATGTAATTGGAGGATGTAATGTGCAGCTCGCATTAGATCCTTACAGTAAGAATTACTATGTGATTGAAGTTAATCCCCGGGTCAGCCGATCCTCCGCACTTGCATCTAAAGCTACAGGCTATCCAATTGCCAAACTTGCAACGAAAGTGGCGCTCGGGTACACGCTGGACCAGCTGCAAAATCCACTTACCGGTCATACGTACGCGAGTTTTGAACCAGCACTGGATTATACAGTGGTTAAATTTCCAAGGTGGCCGTTTGATAAGTTCTCGGAAGCTGATCGGAAGCTTGGCACTAAAATGAGAGCAACGGGAGAAGTCATGGCGATAGATCGTACGCTGGAAGGGGCCTTCCAAAAAGCGGTTCAGTCGTTGGATACAGTGATTCCTCCTCTTACTGATCTCGATAAACATCTCACCCTGCCTACAGACCTGCGATATTTCGCAATATTAGAGCTCCTCCGTCAGGGTGAAAGTATTGAAAACATACACAAAAGCACTCATATAGATTTATTTTTCTTGAATGTACTACAGAACCTGGTGGAGATGGAGAATACTTTAGCCAGTTATACGATTGAGTCTATTCCAGAAGGCGTTATTAAGCTTGCCAAACTGTACAGCTTTACTGATCAATCCATAGCTGACCTGCTAGGGTGCGAGGAGAATAACTTGGCAGATGTAAGAAAAAGCTACGGAATTATCCCTGCTTTCAAAATGGTGGATACCTGTGCAGCTGAATTCGAAGCAGCTACGAATTACGTTTACAGCACGTATGCAGGTGTCAATGAGATTGAGCCTTTGAAAGGAAGCAAAAAGGCGTTGATTATTGGCTCCGGACCCATCCGTATCGGGCAGGGAGTAGAGTTTGATTATAGCGCTGTTAAGGCTATCGAAAGCCTTCAGGCCGCTGGTTGGACTACTGTCATGATCAACAACAATCCCGAAACAGTCAGTACGGATTATGAAACAGCCGACAGGCTTTACTTTGATCCCATTCAGAAAGAAGTTATTGCATCTATTGTGGAGCACGAGGATATTGATCTCGTTTTCACCCAATTTGGGGGACAGACAGCGATCAATATGGCAGAAGAACTGGAAGAGGCCGGCATTCCGCTGGCGGGAGTCAGTGCGGATATGCTGGACGGACTGGAGGATCGTGACCGTTTTTACTCCAGTTTGAAAGAATTGAACATCCCTCATGTTGAAGGGAGTACCTGTCATACAAAAAACGAGGCTCTAGAAGCTGCCACTCATTATTCTTATCCTATTCTGTGCCGTCCATCCTATGTAATTGGCGGTCAAGGTATGGTTAAGGTCAAGAATGAAAAGGAGCTTAAACAAGCGCTTCAGGAAACCGACGCTCGTCATTATCCGATTGTACTCGACCAGTTTATGACCGGAAAAGAGGTAGAAGTTGATTTAGTTGCTGATGGGGAACGTATCTTCATTCCAGAAGTTATGGAACACATTGAACCGGCAGGGGTACACTCTGGAGACAGTATGGCGATTTTTCCGTCTTCACTGCCTGCCTATGTGAAGGAAGCTGTAACAGAGTATAGCGAGAAGATTGTTCGCCACTCCAAATACAAAGGAATTATGAACATTCAATTTTTATGGAGCGGAGAGAATGTATATGTACTCGAAGTAAACCCAAGGTCCAGCCGAACCGTTCCTATTATTAGTAAAGTTTCAGGCATTTCGCTGGTTGACCTGGCGGTGCGCCTGTTAATTGAAGATCCAGCATGTGACCTTGCCACCGTTCCTGCTCCTTCGTGGAAGCATGTTGCTGTTAAATATCCTTTATTCTCTTCTCATGCTCTTCCTGAAATTGACCATAAACTGGGGGCGAATATGCAGTCAACAGGAGAAGGAATGTGTCTTGGAAGTACAGTTGCAGAAGCTTTGGCTAAAGTCTTTTCTCACCTTCCTGATATTCAGTTACACCCGGAGGCCTGTTTTATAGATGCAGATAATGATTATGAAGACCTTAATAAGCCAACGTTTGAAGAGTGGATCCAAACTGATGAGGCAGCCATTTACGTGAATGATCAAGTAACTCCTGCTGCTAAAGAGAAAAGGATTCAAGCGTTAAAGTATGGGATTACGGTATTCAGTGAGCCCTCCACTTTTGAAGCTTATTTACAATCCTTAACCATTAAGAATGCTGAGCCGACCCCATTGCCGGGCAATATAACAGAAGGAGTGCGATAA
- a CDS encoding carbamoyl phosphate synthase small subunit: MQGYLHLQNGQSFEGEVSSTWGEDVQGEIVFFTGMTGYQEVLTDPSYKDQIVVFTYPLIGNYGINDIDSESKEIQVSGAVMFHCANQTSHHEASISLSDYLDANQVPFITKVDTREVTKAIRKDGTRQAVVSDKKEVHFLKPKTGQIYQTENKDIEEFGEGDVHIGLIDFGWKKSILSSFLNRGIKVTTVPFSKAHQLQGLSLDGLVLSNGPGDPKDAQEHLSDIKSLLEVLPSFGICMGHQIIALAYGADTHKLSFGHRGANHPVKDDVTGKVFMSSQNHNYVVDEESLLSTPLSKRFLNVNDGSIEGLEHSQKPILSVQFHPEAHPGPADAEWLFEHFISLITNKKGEEVHV, from the coding sequence ATGCAGGGTTATCTTCATTTACAAAATGGTCAATCGTTCGAGGGAGAAGTCTCCAGCACTTGGGGAGAAGACGTACAGGGCGAAATTGTATTTTTTACTGGTATGACGGGTTATCAAGAAGTATTGACTGATCCTTCTTATAAAGATCAGATCGTTGTCTTTACTTACCCCTTAATCGGAAATTACGGGATCAACGATATAGATTCGGAGAGTAAGGAAATTCAGGTGAGTGGTGCAGTTATGTTCCACTGTGCAAACCAAACGTCTCATCACGAAGCTTCGATTTCCTTAAGCGACTATTTAGATGCCAACCAGGTGCCTTTCATAACAAAAGTGGATACTAGAGAAGTTACAAAGGCGATAAGAAAGGACGGCACAAGACAGGCAGTCGTTTCAGATAAAAAAGAAGTTCATTTTCTAAAACCAAAGACTGGGCAAATCTATCAAACTGAAAACAAAGACATCGAGGAGTTTGGTGAAGGCGATGTGCATATTGGATTAATAGACTTTGGATGGAAAAAATCTATTCTGTCCTCATTTCTTAACCGGGGTATTAAAGTTACCACGGTACCTTTTTCAAAAGCACATCAACTACAAGGCTTATCCCTTGATGGACTTGTTCTTTCGAATGGCCCTGGAGATCCAAAGGATGCACAGGAACATCTTTCAGATATTAAAAGCCTCCTTGAAGTTCTGCCTTCCTTTGGCATATGTATGGGGCATCAGATTATTGCTCTTGCTTATGGAGCGGATACTCACAAGTTGTCCTTCGGTCATCGCGGCGCGAATCATCCGGTTAAAGATGACGTAACAGGAAAGGTTTTTATGTCTTCACAAAATCATAATTACGTAGTGGATGAAGAAAGCTTACTATCTACTCCGTTATCCAAGCGTTTCCTAAATGTGAATGATGGTTCCATTGAAGGACTGGAGCATTCTCAAAAACCGATCCTTTCGGTGCAATTCCATCCAGAAGCCCATCCGGGACCTGCTGATGCCGAGTGGTTATTTGAACACTTTATATCGCTCATAACTAACAAGAAGGGGGAGGAAGTCCATGTCTAA
- a CDS encoding acetylornithine transaminase has protein sequence MSLFPTYNRFPLTLVSGSGTTVTDDQGKDYLDFVSGIAVCNLGHRPEEVQSALQKQLDQLWHVSNLYQLPSQEEAAERLVEPTNLDHVFFCNSGAEANEAAIKIARKYTGKEKIITFKQSFHGRTFATMSATGQEKIQKGFGALLPTFEYLPYNDKEAVEQLGDDQVAAIMVEVIQGEGGVVPGTAEFLEAVESKCRDLGALLIIDEVQTGIGRTGKPFAYQHFNLDPDIVSSAKGLGSGFPVGAMLGKAKLAETFSAGSHGTTFGGNPLAAAAVNATLEKIFNDSFLSEVEEKGQYLKEELTNSLKPLNVVKEVRGRGMMIGIELQKEAMPVIHALREEGMLAVLAGPQVIRLLPPLNVTYDEMSSAIQTLSKVLQEQFKDLQNA, from the coding sequence ATGAGTCTATTTCCAACTTATAACCGGTTTCCACTGACATTGGTTTCCGGATCAGGCACGACGGTAACAGACGATCAAGGCAAGGACTATTTAGATTTTGTCTCAGGTATTGCAGTGTGCAATCTCGGACACAGACCTGAAGAAGTGCAAAGCGCTTTACAAAAACAACTGGATCAGCTCTGGCATGTGTCCAACCTCTATCAGCTTCCTTCTCAGGAAGAAGCTGCTGAACGGCTGGTAGAACCTACCAACCTCGACCATGTTTTCTTTTGTAACAGCGGAGCTGAAGCTAATGAAGCGGCTATTAAAATAGCTCGTAAATACACCGGTAAGGAAAAAATTATTACATTTAAGCAGTCCTTTCATGGTAGAACATTTGCCACGATGAGTGCGACTGGACAGGAAAAAATTCAAAAAGGTTTTGGCGCGCTGCTTCCTACTTTTGAATATCTTCCTTATAACGATAAAGAGGCTGTGGAACAGCTGGGAGATGACCAGGTAGCTGCGATCATGGTAGAAGTTATCCAGGGAGAAGGTGGAGTGGTTCCGGGTACGGCTGAATTCCTTGAGGCTGTTGAGAGTAAGTGCCGCGATCTTGGGGCTCTGCTTATCATCGATGAAGTACAGACAGGTATTGGAAGAACAGGTAAACCATTTGCTTATCAGCATTTTAATTTGGATCCTGATATTGTTTCTTCCGCAAAGGGTCTTGGCAGTGGATTTCCAGTTGGTGCTATGCTGGGTAAAGCAAAGCTTGCTGAAACCTTCTCGGCAGGATCCCACGGAACAACATTCGGAGGAAATCCACTCGCTGCCGCAGCGGTTAATGCCACTCTGGAAAAGATCTTCAACGATTCGTTTTTAAGTGAAGTAGAAGAGAAAGGCCAATATTTAAAAGAGGAGCTTACCAACTCCTTGAAGCCACTGAATGTTGTAAAAGAAGTGAGAGGCAGGGGAATGATGATAGGTATAGAGCTTCAGAAGGAAGCCATGCCGGTCATTCATGCATTGAGAGAAGAAGGAATGCTTGCTGTCCTGGCCGGCCCGCAAGTTATACGACTGCTTCCGCCTCTAAATGTAACGTATGATGAGATGTCATCAGCTATACAAACACTCAGCAAGGTGCTGCAAGAGCAGTTTAAAGACTTACAAAACGCTTAA
- the argB gene encoding acetylglutamate kinase, giving the protein MQATVRNDKPVIVIKLGGSMIERLTEEFYESFHGLLKHYHCLIVHGGGPAITALLGRMDIEGEFHEGLRKTTKETLEVVEMVLGGKVNAQITSALARQDILPVGLKGCDASLLTASYVNQEDLGFVGQVEEVKTDLLYNCMQAGYLPVVAPLGKTQNGQTVNINADLAAAAIAKAMQAEKLLFVTDVPGIISEDEVIKETSPEEIESLISGGCIYGGMIPKVQSAMAALSEHLQEVMIVSGEDALIQGDRMKGTKIRATVKERAE; this is encoded by the coding sequence ATGCAAGCTACCGTACGTAACGACAAGCCGGTTATTGTTATTAAGCTTGGTGGAAGCATGATCGAACGCTTAACAGAAGAGTTTTATGAAAGTTTTCACGGACTACTCAAACATTACCATTGTCTAATCGTTCATGGAGGGGGCCCGGCTATTACCGCCTTACTCGGACGAATGGATATCGAAGGAGAATTTCACGAAGGTCTTAGAAAGACGACGAAGGAAACCCTCGAAGTCGTGGAGATGGTACTTGGCGGAAAGGTTAACGCCCAGATTACGTCCGCTTTAGCCAGGCAGGATATACTTCCAGTTGGTTTAAAAGGCTGCGACGCTTCCTTACTTACAGCCAGTTACGTAAACCAGGAAGACTTAGGGTTTGTTGGACAAGTGGAAGAAGTGAAAACGGACCTTCTTTATAATTGCATGCAGGCAGGATATCTTCCTGTAGTGGCTCCATTAGGAAAGACACAGAACGGACAGACCGTAAATATTAACGCTGATCTTGCAGCAGCAGCGATTGCCAAAGCCATGCAAGCAGAAAAACTGTTATTTGTTACCGATGTACCAGGTATTATTAGTGAGGATGAAGTAATAAAAGAAACAAGCCCGGAAGAAATTGAATCCTTGATCAGCGGCGGATGTATATATGGCGGAATGATTCCAAAAGTGCAATCGGCCATGGCGGCTCTATCTGAACATTTACAAGAAGTCATGATTGTTAGTGGTGAAGATGCCTTAATACAGGGAGATCGTATGAAAGGCACGAAGATCCGGGCCACAGTAAAGGAGAGAGCGGAATGA
- the argJ gene encoding bifunctional ornithine acetyltransferase/N-acetylglutamate synthase: MVQTTNLHQKVEKVESGTLLTPGGFQSGGIHSGLRYKKKDFGLLVSDTPASAAAVYTQSHFQAPPLKVTQESIEKEGKIQALVINSAVANACTGKEGLKNAYEMRKMIAERFHFPEEYVAVASTGVIGEQLPMDKITYGCETVEVTKNGASDFQRSILTTDKCEKTACYQVEVEGKTVTIGGAAKGSGMIHPNMATMLGFITTDATIEPELLQKALSLSIERSFNQITVDGETSTNDMVLAMANGYVDHESLSEQHPDWDGFQYGLQLVCEDLAKQIAKDGEGATKLIEVNVSGASSDKEARIIAKKVVGSSLVKTAVYGLDANWGRIVGAIGHSEAQVDAEACDIYIEEQLVFSNGTPCPFSEEQAVEDLDNEEVTLSIHLNEGDGKGTAWGCDLTYDYVRINASYRT, encoded by the coding sequence TTGGTCCAAACTACGAATTTGCATCAAAAGGTTGAGAAAGTGGAAAGCGGCACACTGCTGACACCAGGAGGGTTCCAATCAGGCGGCATACACAGCGGGCTGCGTTATAAGAAGAAAGATTTTGGATTATTGGTCAGTGATACTCCTGCTTCTGCAGCAGCTGTCTACACACAGAGCCATTTTCAGGCACCTCCACTAAAAGTGACGCAAGAGAGTATTGAAAAGGAAGGGAAGATTCAGGCCCTCGTTATTAATAGTGCCGTAGCCAATGCCTGTACAGGCAAAGAAGGCTTGAAAAATGCATATGAAATGAGAAAAATGATCGCAGAACGATTTCATTTTCCAGAAGAATATGTAGCTGTAGCTTCTACCGGCGTAATTGGAGAACAACTTCCTATGGATAAAATAACCTACGGATGCGAAACCGTTGAAGTCACAAAGAATGGGGCATCAGATTTTCAAAGATCCATTCTTACAACCGACAAATGTGAGAAAACAGCTTGTTATCAAGTGGAAGTAGAAGGTAAAACGGTGACCATCGGGGGTGCAGCTAAAGGTTCAGGGATGATTCACCCTAATATGGCTACCATGCTTGGTTTTATTACCACTGATGCCACGATTGAGCCTGAGTTACTGCAAAAAGCGCTCAGCCTATCGATTGAGCGGTCGTTTAACCAAATTACCGTAGACGGGGAAACCTCAACCAACGATATGGTACTTGCTATGGCTAATGGGTATGTAGATCATGAATCATTAAGTGAACAGCATCCCGACTGGGATGGTTTTCAGTACGGACTTCAGCTTGTCTGTGAAGATTTAGCTAAACAAATTGCTAAGGACGGAGAGGGAGCTACGAAGCTGATTGAAGTAAACGTTTCTGGGGCGAGCTCAGATAAGGAAGCACGTATCATTGCGAAAAAAGTAGTGGGCTCTAGTCTGGTGAAAACAGCAGTATATGGTTTAGACGCCAATTGGGGACGTATTGTCGGAGCTATTGGTCATAGTGAAGCTCAGGTTGATGCAGAAGCGTGTGATATTTATATTGAAGAGCAGCTTGTATTTAGTAACGGCACTCCTTGTCCTTTTTCAGAAGAACAAGCCGTTGAAGATCTGGATAATGAAGAAGTGACACTGTCGATCCATCTGAATGAAGGGGATGGCAAGGGCACGGCCTGGGGGTGTGACTTGACCTATGACTATGTCAGAATCAATGCAAGCTACCGTACGTAA
- the argC gene encoding N-acetyl-gamma-glutamyl-phosphate reductase yields MKAGIIGATGYGGVELFRLLNSHPHIKQVILFSSSNAGEEFTSIYPQMSTEQNHRLEELNPEEMKEELDVIFLATPAGVSTQLTPELLGGKAKVIDLSGDLRLKDGSAYTKWYKKESASSAILEKSAYGLPEWNKEAIQSADLIANPGCFPTAALLGLGPLVSEGIVDPSSIIIDAKTGVSGAGKNPGAITHFAHLQENFQIYKVNQHQHIPEIEQQLTEWSPETVPVTFSTHLVPMTRGIMATIYLTLKENQTLEELKSYYESCYAEEPFVRFRKEGQFPGTKDVYGSNYCDIGITLDPRTNRVTIVAVIDNLMKGAASQAVQNMNLLFQYEEKTGLPDLPVYP; encoded by the coding sequence TTGAAAGCAGGAATCATAGGGGCTACCGGTTATGGCGGAGTTGAACTATTTCGCCTGCTCAACTCACATCCCCACATTAAACAAGTAATCTTATTTTCTTCTTCTAATGCAGGGGAGGAATTCACTTCCATTTATCCGCAAATGAGCACGGAACAAAATCATAGATTAGAAGAGTTGAATCCTGAGGAAATGAAGGAAGAATTAGACGTTATTTTCTTAGCAACGCCAGCAGGAGTATCTACACAATTAACTCCTGAACTACTTGGAGGTAAGGCAAAAGTCATCGACTTATCCGGAGATTTACGATTAAAGGATGGCTCCGCTTATACGAAATGGTATAAGAAGGAATCTGCATCATCCGCTATTCTGGAGAAATCTGCTTACGGACTTCCCGAATGGAACAAAGAAGCCATCCAGTCGGCTGATTTAATTGCGAATCCGGGTTGTTTTCCAACAGCAGCTTTACTAGGTCTGGGTCCACTTGTATCGGAGGGAATAGTTGATCCATCTTCGATCATTATTGATGCGAAAACAGGAGTATCAGGTGCCGGTAAGAACCCCGGGGCCATTACTCATTTTGCTCATCTACAAGAAAACTTTCAGATTTATAAAGTAAATCAGCATCAGCATATACCTGAAATTGAACAACAGCTGACGGAATGGAGTCCGGAAACAGTTCCAGTTACCTTCTCCACTCATCTTGTACCCATGACGAGAGGAATCATGGCCACTATTTATTTAACTTTAAAAGAGAACCAGACGCTTGAGGAACTGAAGAGCTATTATGAGAGCTGCTACGCTGAAGAGCCTTTTGTAAGGTTCAGAAAGGAAGGGCAGTTCCCGGGTACTAAAGATGTGTATGGTTCAAATTACTGTGATATTGGGATCACGCTCGATCCAAGAACCAATCGGGTAACGATTGTAGCTGTCATTGATAACCTTATGAAGGGTGCCGCCAGTCAGGCTGTACAAAATATGAATCTATTATTTCAATATGAGGAAAAAACAGGGCTTCCTGATTTACCTGTTTACCCATAA
- a CDS encoding NAD-dependent epimerase/dehydratase family protein, translated as MKLLVIGGTQFVGKSIVESALKRNHEVTLFNRGKTNPEFFKETEKIIGDRENLDDLKKLKGQHWDAVIDTCGYLPEIVKQSAEVLKDQVHLYAYISSMSVYKQLTDQDHLDESGEVSTLTDNELERATKGVKGRAANEYYGPLKFHSEMAVKEIMSESRSLIIRPGLIVGPDDPTDRFTYWPVRVEAGEAFIVPEPKDKKVQFIDVRDLSKWIVHMIEHQETGVFNTNGPREKLTMEGLIYSCQTVLNPESRPVWAEESFLLKENVKPWIELPLWVPTQGDFGIDCTKAIEKGLRFRPVEETIRDTYEWYRNHRGTLNHAGLNPEQEKVLLEKLRRS; from the coding sequence ATGAAACTGTTAGTTATCGGGGGAACGCAATTTGTTGGTAAGTCGATTGTTGAAAGCGCTTTAAAACGTAATCATGAAGTTACTTTATTTAATAGAGGCAAAACCAATCCAGAATTCTTTAAAGAGACAGAAAAAATAATAGGTGATCGCGAAAACCTGGATGATTTAAAGAAGTTAAAAGGCCAGCATTGGGACGCTGTTATCGATACATGTGGATACTTGCCTGAAATTGTTAAACAATCCGCCGAGGTATTAAAAGATCAGGTTCATCTGTATGCTTACATATCCAGCATGTCCGTTTACAAACAACTGACGGATCAGGATCATCTTGATGAGAGCGGGGAAGTATCTACCTTAACAGATAATGAACTGGAACGTGCAACTAAAGGTGTAAAAGGCAGGGCGGCCAATGAATATTATGGACCTTTAAAGTTCCATAGTGAAATGGCTGTGAAAGAAATAATGAGTGAAAGCCGTTCTCTCATTATCAGACCGGGATTGATTGTCGGGCCGGACGACCCGACAGACCGATTTACGTATTGGCCAGTTCGTGTAGAAGCAGGAGAGGCTTTTATCGTACCGGAGCCAAAAGATAAAAAAGTTCAATTCATTGATGTACGTGATTTATCAAAGTGGATTGTCCACATGATTGAGCATCAGGAAACGGGAGTTTTTAATACAAACGGCCCACGAGAAAAGCTGACGATGGAAGGCCTCATCTATTCTTGTCAAACAGTACTTAATCCGGAATCCAGACCTGTATGGGCAGAGGAGTCGTTCCTTTTGAAAGAAAACGTTAAACCTTGGATCGAACTTCCGCTCTGGGTACCAACCCAGGGTGATTTCGGAATAGATTGTACAAAAGCAATTGAGAAGGGATTGCGTTTTCGTCCTGTTGAAGAAACCATCCGTGACACGTATGAGTGGTACAGGAACCATAGAGGAACTTTGAATCATGCAGGGTTAAATCCTGAGCAGGAGAAAGTCTTATTAGAAAAGCTAAGGCGTTCATAA
- a CDS encoding lysine N(6)-hydroxylase/L-ornithine N(5)-oxygenase family protein produces MMEQPEKMYDLIGVGVGPFNLSLAALLDDIDTIEPLFFEQNDKFDWHPGMLIEGTKMQVPFIADLVTMADPTSQYSFLNYISKNDRMYQFYFLQRLDIPRREYNDYCQWVAHQLDSCKFGRRVSNIRHVKENEEYYEVAVNNLKTGEQEVYRSRNLVLGTGSVPVLPKSFQNLPSEDVFHTSEFLANQERCRKARSITVVGSGQSAAETFRELLKEQRDCGFRLDWITRSPGFESMEESKLSLEHFSPDYVNYFYQLPQDQKDEIFAEQGLYYKGISNHTINDIYNLLYEFSVGQEELDVGIRVLSEVKGIREKANGGYELDCLHWQKNEEFTHETDVVIAATGYKPYVPDFIHQLEDFLQWDKHGRYKVSSDYRMLLNKNTENEIYVHSGISHTHGVGSTNLGLSVHRNKVIINHLAGREVYSLDDNGIFQSFTGNV; encoded by the coding sequence ATGATGGAGCAACCAGAGAAAATGTATGACTTAATCGGGGTAGGCGTTGGACCATTCAATTTAAGCTTGGCGGCTTTACTGGATGATATCGATACCATAGAACCCTTGTTTTTTGAACAAAATGATAAATTCGATTGGCATCCTGGAATGTTGATTGAGGGGACGAAGATGCAGGTTCCTTTTATAGCCGACCTGGTAACGATGGCAGACCCTACTAGCCAATACAGTTTTTTAAACTACATTAGTAAAAATGATCGAATGTACCAGTTTTATTTCCTGCAGCGTTTGGATATTCCCAGAAGAGAGTACAATGATTACTGTCAATGGGTTGCTCATCAGCTGGACAGCTGTAAATTTGGGAGACGGGTATCCAACATTCGTCATGTGAAAGAAAATGAAGAATATTATGAAGTAGCTGTGAACAACCTTAAAACGGGAGAGCAGGAAGTTTATCGTTCGAGAAATCTCGTACTTGGAACCGGCAGTGTGCCCGTTTTACCGAAATCGTTCCAAAACCTTCCGTCAGAAGATGTGTTCCACACGTCTGAATTTCTAGCAAATCAGGAGCGCTGCCGCAAAGCCCGCTCAATTACAGTAGTTGGATCTGGACAGAGTGCGGCTGAAACTTTCAGAGAATTGCTGAAGGAACAGCGCGACTGCGGCTTTCGGTTGGACTGGATCACACGCTCCCCTGGCTTTGAATCCATGGAGGAGTCAAAGCTCAGCTTAGAGCATTTTTCCCCGGACTATGTGAATTACTTCTACCAACTTCCTCAGGATCAGAAAGACGAAATCTTTGCTGAGCAGGGATTGTATTATAAAGGGATAAGCAATCATACAATTAATGACATATATAATTTGCTCTATGAGTTTTCTGTTGGGCAAGAGGAGCTCGACGTTGGTATTCGAGTACTCAGTGAAGTAAAAGGTATTCGGGAAAAAGCTAATGGCGGCTATGAGCTTGATTGTCTGCACTGGCAGAAAAACGAGGAATTCACGCATGAGACAGACGTCGTTATTGCTGCTACAGGGTATAAGCCTTATGTTCCTGATTTTATTCATCAGCTCGAGGACTTTCTTCAGTGGGACAAGCATGGACGTTATAAAGTAAGTTCTGATTATCGTATGCTTTTGAATAAAAATACGGAAAATGAAATTTATGTCCATAGTGGTATTTCCCATACTCACGGCGTTGGCTCTACTAATTTGGGTCTATCCGTTCATCGCAATAAAGTGATTATCAACCATTTAGCGGGACGCGAAGTTTACTCACTTGACGATAATGGAATTTTCCAGTCATTTACTGGAAATGTTTAA